GTTAGCTTACcgtttaaatttaaatataaagattcaagaaaaaaatataagtatagTATTAAGAATATAGAGTTTATACCACTATGATTTGATCAAAGACGCTATCGAAGTATGACATAGGCATATTTGGCCATTTGTCAAAGTGCATTGGAAATAAGGACGAATCAGCAGCTAAAAAATCCACAAAAACTAGAAAGAAGGGGTTGTGCTTCTCCAAATGGACAATCCAGGTAGTCAAAATTAACCACAATACGATCTTCTCCAGATAAATTTAGTACTTCTTTAACTTTcactttgacttttttttttgtttccttctGAATCTGGAATAGTGAAAATGATATGAAATGAAAACATGTTCAATTTTCCAACCAATCATGTTCTAGAGTGGGTTGTAgtacttgtttatgtttttaattgttTCCCTCTATTGTTCCACAGTGGTTTGTTGccttttattattctttatgttGAATgtcttgaatcggacccgttattctttattattctgtatgttgggcccaaacCTGTTAGGGCGTatcttagcactatatatatatatagacgctatgacaaaccctatatattttgtaattctgttttttgcctctccataataaaactgctccctctcttcccgtggacgtagccaatttattggtgaaccacgtaaatctgttgtcttgtttttcgcgtttatattttctcgtattatctaaAATTCCGCACAACACTTTATTATGTGACGTATTCTTTACTGGAAATACAAAAAAAGGTGACAAAATGGAGGGGTCAAATAATATAACCAGAGAGGTCACATGTAACCCCATTCCAATTGCACCATCATGTCAATTTATTTGATAAAGTAGAATCATACTGGAAGCTGCCCTTCAACTGCAGCAATAATGACTTTTGATCATCAAGACATTGAGGGGAAACCAAGaaacttgtatttttttcactttgtgGTTGAAATGAAGGGAGTAGGTagaaaagaagatgaaaagtGAGGGGGAAAATAGGACAAGCCCCTctaacaagaagaagaaaaacaagacaaatggagaagaaaaaaaaaagatgaaaaagaaagcAGAAGTGTAAGGTTTACCTATTGCTTCTACGGTCCAATACTCCGTAGACTCGCGTCCAACAACACGCTTCTTAAATAATTTCGGTTGTGATTCAGCCTGACTTGATGAAGCCAAATGTGATACAACCTGATTTGTGAAAATAGACTGTGATGCAGCATGAGTTGACTGAACCGGCTGTGATGTAGCCTGAATTGAGGAAGTTATCTGTCTTTTCGCTTGAATTGATGAAATCGATTGTGATGTGGTTGGTTGTACGTTGGGCTGAACTGACAATGTAGGTTGTGTTTGAATTGAGTTTTGCAAGTTCTGACCGCGCTTGGTCTTTGCCATTTCTACAATAAATCAAAGATAAGATAAATaagaaattcttaaaaaaataatgtaatcaGAAATTCTTATAAAAATACTGTAATCAGAAATTTGTATCCAGATCCACACACACATGAAAAGTTCAAATCTTAATAAAAGAGGTATGTGATTAGCATATACAAATAGTTTTTCCTTTACGCCAAAACTAAAAAGCATGCTATGTGTGTTCAAACATATGCTCCTCTGTTGAGATTTGGACATTTCCATAATCAACATcgaaaaaattttcaaattcttgTTGTTGGTAGGGCACTCTcaaatatctcttcttcatcaaCTTGTCCCATGTCAAACACATCTCTTGGTTGTAAATGTATAGCTACACTCCATTCTTTATCTGTTTCATCATCAACATAGTAAACCATATTTGCTTGTGATGCTTCAATATAAGGATCATCATCCTCACGATCACCGGTGTGAATCAATTTAGAAAAATTGACACAATTAAAGTTCCAAACATCTCTTTTAAACACTCTATCTCGAGTAGTGTCAGGCCACTTGCATTTGAAAAGCACAACCCTGAACGTTCCATAATAGTTAAGCTCAATAATATCTTCCAACTTCCCATAGTATGGCCAGTCTTCTTGTCTTGCATTTCTATCAGCACTAGATGCAACGCAAGAAGTGTCAGACATAAGAAAAACTCCACTATTTTGAGTTTTCAATCATTGTTCTCTGGACAAAGTTCGAAATTTGAACCCATTAATGTTATAAGCAGTGAATCTACTTGCATATGGCGCTGGACCTTGTGTTAAAAACTTTATATCATCAGAGATTGTGTCTTCTATATCTGGATTCATTatctaaataagaaaaatattttcgtcAGATATTctaaattgaattagaaatccTATGCAAAACTATCATCTAATTTCAATCACTCACCCGCTTAGGAAACCAATCAGTAAACTCTCTATTAATTCTCTTTTCTACCTCTGTTACAGAAGGTTTTCTGCCTCTTGAACTCCTTTTAATGTGTTGCCTAAATTCactacaaataaaatcaatgaacaaccattttattaatattttttaatagatcAAGATTATTTAAATTACTTACTCAATAAATGGATTTGTTGAAGCGCAATTAAGTAATACACATCGATGAGCTTGAGCTTTCTCCAAATGAGTCAAAGGAAATGTCATGAAGCCTTCGACAACTTTACCTTGTCGAGGGAACATAGATGACCTTTCAGGAACCTCGTCATGATTTGTTTCATCATTTACTCATTTAGGCCTATTTACCCTCGATTTGATATCCTCAAAATAACGAGAATAAAGAGTTAGGgcttcttcaattttttgacCTTCAGCTATACATCCTTCTGCTTGTGATTTGTTCCCTATAAGTGACTTGAAATGACCTAACAATCTACCATTAAAATTACATAGTATTAGAACAAGCATTTACTTTGAgacaaaagtttttaaaaataagatattttacCTTTCAACAAAATACATCCATCGATAATGTACTGGACCACCTTGTATTACTTCGTCCACTAAATGGACAGTTAAATGAACCATTACAGTAAAAAACGAGGGAAGGAACAACATCTCTAGGTGGCAAAGAGTGATAACAATCCGTTTTTGTAGTTTTTCAAGGTCCATGAGGCTCAAGTTTTTCAGACAAATGTGTCTAAAAAAGGAACAGAACTCTACCAAAATTGCTACAACTTGATTTGAAAGCACATTGCGAATTGCTATCAGCAGTAATTGTTCCATAATTATGTGACAATCATTACTTTTTAATCCAAAGATCCTCTTTGATTCTAGATGTATACAACGAGATTTATTACTTGAATAACCATCGGGCAATTAAGATATTCTTTGAAGTTGTAAGGAAGGTCACTTTCTTATCCTTTGGAATTGTAAATGCACCAAGTCGAAAATCACCATTCTCATCTGCCCAAAGGTCTTCCCTTATACCCATATCTTGTAGATCTTTTCGAGCTTCAATGTGATCCTTTGACTTTTCTCTATCATTTTTTTCGAGCTTGCAAATCAAATGATCAAATACTACCTCTCTAGTCTGCCATTTTCCAAAACAACATTGAGGACACGGGCATTTTATTCTATCTTCTATAGCTCCATTTTTAAAAGCAAATTCCAAAAACTGATTCAAACCAACCAGATATTCCTTTGTGGTCCTTGGCATTCTAATCCAAGATTTATCcatcgaaaaaataaaattagcagACAATATCACCTATAAGATTTTCATGAGAAAATAATAAGGTTAGAGTgatatttaacaattttatgtACCAGCTAATGCAGAAATGGAGTATATGTAGAAATGGTcataatgttttctttttgcatGCCAAAATTGTAACATAATGAACATAGGAAGTGGATGTGGATTTACAGAACAACAATCTGAGAGAATgtctattttttctctatttagtACTATTGTAGTAAGCGCACCTAAATTATTTACAGGCTTGTACTTGATATTCAATTACTTTGTGTATGTACTAACTTATTCGGCAGAAACtcattgatttattttgtaagtaaaataaaacagaTAGCTGAGATTGAGAAAGATCAACATACACATCAACAAATGAACTTGATACCAGGAAGTTCATCAAGCTATCATCAAAGAGTACCAGCATATATCAAAAGGGGGTCAGAGTACCTCAACTTTCTTTATCCTTAAACAAACAAGATCTAGCAGCTCTCCAGTTCCAACTCCAGTTCAAGATAAAGCAAATATTGAAAGGGAGGTCAGACCtgataaattaaacaaaacaaaaattttctaTAAGATTATGCAAAAGGAATATCTAAATAACAGTCATGATATCACAACATTTGCTTATATAGAATGACTAACTTAAGTTATGAATCTATCTATGAAAACTCAAGTTATGAACTAGCCAGATCACTAGAAATCATGTCACTCAAGTCAGTATTCATCAAAAAATGGTAAAATATGTTCCTGAATCCTCTTACTCTCTAGTTTAATCAGTTAGTTCCTCTGTCTCGGATATGACCATGGTTAGTGAAACAGAGTAATTTGTCATATTATAGCAAGTATTTAGGAGTCTTATCCAAATTGTTGATGAACATACAAACATTATGTGATGAAAACAAAAATACAGATAGTACTAACATCACAAAGTCTAATTCAAGTTTATCATATGTCAATCAAGATCAATGAAGAACTAATTCAATCTTAGATCAAATCTTCATTAATAAAAAGTCTGTTTAaggttttgattatttattagTAATTTGTTGAAAAGAATTTCtacttatttatataattgaaaagatGATTGCTAGAAATTCAGGTCTTCATGTTTAGCGACCAGATGAAACAAGTCTGTTCTTCTCACCTAAATACTTACGGAAAGATACAAACTTGTATTCACCACTCCAATCTACATAACTACTGATTATAGAAAAAAATGGCGTGATCGTCAAGGAAAGTACAATATAATATGTGATATGTCCATTCCAGTACAGCCAAATCACAATTAGGAGTAATCTATTTGACTGCTAAACTCAATAGTTGTATGCTTTGTTAAAAGAAAACTTCCTTGCATTGAGCAGAATATTGGCATACTGTCTGACCAGAAATACTAGATAAACCAGTTTGATCATCGCAATCTCGACACAAGTAACGTTTCAAAACAACACCTAACTCGAAAATAGGAACAAAAACCATGAAGTCTACTGTAGGAACATCACTTTTGGTTTTGCTAGTTTTTGCCACTCTTACGTACTGCTTAGATGCAAGACTATAGGCTTGCCAGCCGAGTGGCAAAATCAGAGGCATAAAGCCACCTCCAGGACAATGTAACACCGAAAACGACTCAGATTGTTGCAAAAAAGGCAAGATGTACACCACTTACAAATGTTCACCTCCAGTGACTGGTAATACCAAAGTTGTTTTAACCTTGAATAGCTTCCAAAAGGGTGGAGATGGCGGTGGACCATCAGAATGTGATAACCAATACCACTTTGATGACACTCCAGTCCATTTCTTAGAATTTTTTCTGAGTCAGAATGTTCAAAACATCATGACACCTATTTTATTGTTGATTCCTCCTCTTTTGATGGTATTATGTGCCTACAATTTTAAAGTTTTACTATAGAAAGTCGTACACTTTTTAATATCGAGGAAAAGTAAATTCATATTTGATTGCATTTCTACTGTGTTTCAAGTGGGTCGATACATGTTTTAAGAAGACGATTTATCCGTAGTTGTCTTCATATCAAACCTATTTTCCATCTTCATCATTTTTTGATACTTACACCCATTTGCTCAAGATCACAGGATGACAGTTGTAGATGAGTGTGATTCTACCATGGGATGTGATGACGAACACGATTATCAGCCTCCATGCCCCAATAACATTGTTGATGCCTCTAAAGAAGTGTGGGAAGCCCTGGGTATACCTAAAGGTGATTGGGGTGATTATGACATTACATGGTCTGATTCTTAGTGCATCATATATAGTACTTAAGGTATCTGTTTGCATATGATGGTTGTCTTTGTACTCAGATTATGTCATCTAGTTTCTCATGTAATTTGTTGTTGTAAAATTACAgtataattaatgaaattctGTTCATGACTACTTTTGAACTGATCATAATATGAAATTCATGCCAATGAAAGAGAAGAGACATTCTCTCTATCACTGAAAGCTAAAACAGGACTTGGTTGTGTAGCTAAACTAACCTACTACagttaataaaaaaacatttgctgatttaaagttaaaaataaggTGGAATTCATCAGTCCCAAATGCAGTATATTTTAACTCTACGAGTTGGTCTGAGTCAGAATTTGCTTTTGCATTTGTTTGTGTTAATTGTAAtcattgattttgatatcaAGAATGAATATAAGCTCATTGAACAATATAATGTACTCAGATTATGTCATCTAGTTTCTCATGTAATTTGTTGTTGTAAAATTACAgtataattaaggaaaaaagaTCCACCACACAACGGGAGCTAGCAAACAGGAGAGTACAGACTGTTGCAAACTAAGAGATGATACCGCAAAATGCAGAAGATGTGAACATGTGGACTACATGATTTCCTGTAAAAATCTTCTACCACAAAATATATGTGGACCAAAGGACTAAAGGACTTCCTGTAAAGACCTATTAGAACATGTGGACTATAGACCTATAAGAATATAATATACGAACAAGTATACAGAGATAAGTGAAATCGAGGGCATATGTAGCAGctaaacaaagagaaactatATACACCTATGCATAAACAAGGATTGACAGAGAAgacaaaatttacaaagaaacaaGCCACCTGTTGAGCAACACGATTGAGACTAAGAATCTGTAGACACAAAATGCCTCGAAAAGTTTGTAATTATCgccaaaattataacaaaataaacctaATTCTACCACaaaatacatattcaaatttaatattttgaattttcctCCAAGActaatacaacaatattaacctaattttaCCTCCATGCATCTATACAAACAGCAAAAAAACAAGCTTACATAGTAAATACAAGCAATAATTTGTACAATTTGTGAAGATTCAGattataaaatccaaaaatatgaGGCTGAAGTTTATAGAGCTGTGAGAAGTGGAAAACATTACCTTACAACACCTATCCCATTTTGAATCTCGTGAGTAGCTGAAGTTTATAGAGCTGTGAGGAGACGGCGGAGGAGTGCGATAGAGACGACGGAGAAGTACCGCTGTAGACGTCGGAGAAGTGCTGTATCGACAGTGAGAGAAGTGTGACAGTGAGAGATAATTTGGAAGTTTCCTAAAGTTGtgtttattttgtgttttgcaattaaagtaaaaataactttttattaaattaccTATTTCCAAAAGTTGTGAGTATttgtatttcataaataaaagatatataccttatataatgaaataaaaaatatattctgaaaTAGCAGGTGTTTAAACTCCCGGtatttacttaaatttttcTCTAGGGGTTTTAAATCctgctatttatttttattttcggtCAGCTATCAAACCCCCGTTATTTACTGTAATATGTGGGAGTTGTAGTTAACCTCCTCTTTGAAACCCCCACGATTTAGGTATTTTTTTGTAGTGAATAATCAAGTGTTTATATGTAAAATTtgtagaagaatatacttgtggtGGGATTCTTCTATATCTATGTCAATCAACTTACTTTTTGTTATAATAGAATTGAGTTTATTGATAAACTAGTTATTTAGATCAAACAATTGATAGTCCAAATTATTTTATCTCACAACTACTATAAGATTGATTAAGGATCATAGTAGTGTGGTTGATTTAGGGCAATCCGTCTTTGAAATTTTTcattagtaaattttttaaatctacTAAAAATGATTGAGATAATTAGGTTTTGAAGCTAGTGGATTAgattgatatttatatatatagttattgataaaatattcatattctttATTGAAATACTATTTTAGGTGAACAAAAATCTATGACTTTTGAATTGACAAAACCAGAAATCTCCCAAATGGGAAATCATATTACAATGATCTGAAGacttattttctttcaattagtgtacttctattttttttgctttagaaattatatacaatacaTCCCTTTTTTCCTCTGGAAATCAAGCGggcaataaaaaatataattagttatttaatatatattctaaATGTAATCCACATTCTAAATATAATTAGTCACTTGCTGCTTTATCTGAAATACTTTATCCTCAGCTCTTTTCCATCAACTTATTTTTATACTAGGCAGCTTAGAGAATCACCATTATTATTTAACTCAATGTAAAACAAGTTTGTTGGGtcaaaattaggaaaatataCATACTAATACTTATAGGTTACcatcttttatcattttttttaagtaatagcAAACCTAAGGTATTTACACTGTCAGAATCATTGTAAtctattgtattatattatatcgtTGCTATATTTACTATAATGTTTATTTTGACTGTTTCTTAAAATgtgttgtattatattattaaatttatttgttacgtaataatgaaaattcattttttatggaGCAACAGATTTGGTGTATTCTCATttttacttcatttatttttccaatcgtatatttacataatatttcaaaataatattttacccattaccttatattatttaattctaaTCAAATCTCATACCCTAGAATAActaatgatattttaatatatttataaattacaatataatacgatacaatcaaatcaaacaattaaaatattattaaacaataataaacaataCAGTTTAGCCAATTATTGTATATACCATACAATACAGTATAATAGagtacaataaaatataatacattttaattgtttggttttcTCACCTTGTTTCTTCTTGGGTGTATGGACCATAGAGGGCAACAGCCCGAGGGGAAAACAAGAGCGCAAATATAAAAGTCTATTTCGTTTTTATCGTCGTCAATTATTTTATCGTCAAATTTAGACAATATAATTTTCTCGCTTTTCTCTTTTTGGTATGTTATGAGCAAATTTGGTGCTTGAATTTgggtttaatttttataatagatTGAGTGATCAATCGACTTTCCATACTATACGTTTAATTGCATAGAATTAGTATCAATATGAAATTCCTTATTCCAatccaaaaatttaaagattgGAGTTGACGAAAAACACCAATTAGCATGCTTAAAAGGTT
This DNA window, taken from Solanum lycopersicum chromosome 5, SLM_r2.1, encodes the following:
- the LOC138348917 gene encoding kiwellin-1-like; this encodes MTMACQPSGKIRGIKPPPGQCNTENDSDCCKKGKMYTTYKCSPPVTGNTKVVLTLNSFQKGGDGGGPSECDNQYHFDDTPVHFLEFFLSQNVQNIMTPILLMTVVDECDSTMGCDDEHDYQPPCPNNIVDASKEVWEALGIPKGDWGDYDITWSDS